In Sparus aurata chromosome 3, fSpaAur1.1, whole genome shotgun sequence, the following are encoded in one genomic region:
- the tbxta gene encoding T-box transcription factor T-A, with amino-acid sequence MTSSNPDQRLEHLLSAVESEFQKGSEKGDASERDIKLTLDDADLWIKFKELTNEMIVTKTGRRMFPVLRASVSGLDPNAMYSVLLDFVAADNNRWKYVNGEWVPGGKPEPQSPSCVYIHPDSPNFGAHWMKAPVSFSKVKLSNKLNGGGQIMLNSLHKYEPRIHIVKVGGIQKMISSQSFPETQFIAVTAYQNEEITALKIKHNPFAKAFLDAKERSDHKEITDHSADSQQSGYSQLGGWFLPGQSPICPSSSPPQFSGTAGHSSGSYCERYSSLRSHRAAPYPGHYAHRTSSTNNYMDNTSGTLPSHDSWSALQIPNSTGMGTLSHTTNSTSNSSQYPSLWSVAGTTLTPSGSASGSIPGGLTSQFLRGSSYTGLTSSLPVSSPSSMYDPSLSEVGVGDAQFESSIARLTASWAPVAQSY; translated from the exons ATGACTTCTTCCAACCCCGACCAGCGCCTGGAGCATCTCCTCAGCGCCGTGGAGAGCGAGTTCCAGAAGGGCAGCGAGAAGGGAGATGCGTCCGAGAGGGATATTAAACTGACGCTGGATGATGCAGACTTATGGATCAAGTTCAAAGAGTTAACCAACGAGATGATTGTCACCAAAACTGGAAG GAGGATGTTTCCGGTGCTGAGGGCGAGCGTGAGCGGCCTGGACCCCAACGCCATGTACTCGGTGCTGCTGGATTTCGTGGCCGCGGACAACAACCGGTGGAAATACGTGAACGGGGAGTGGGTGCCCGGTGGCAAACCGGAGCCCCAGAGCCCGAGCTGCGTCTACATCCACCCGGACTCCCCAAACTTCGGAGCGCACTGGATGAAGGCGCCGGTGTCCTTCAGCAAAGTTAAACTCTCCAACAAACTCAACGGAGGCGGACAG ATCATGCTGAATTCTCTGCACAAATACGAGCCGAGGATACACATCGTGAAGGTCGGAGGCATCCAGAAGATGATCAGCAGCCAGTCCTTCCCAGAAACACAGTTCATCGCTGTCACCGCTTACCAGAATGAAGAG ATTACTGCCCTGAAGATAAAGCACAATCCCTTTGCCAAAGCCTTCTTGGACGCCAAAGAAAG GAGTGACCATAAAGAAATCACCGATCACAGTGCAGACAGCCAACAGTCTGGATACTCTCAGC TTGGAGGTTGGTTCCTCCCAGGCCAGAGTCCCATCTGCCCGAGCAGCAGCCCTCCTCAGTTCAGCGGCACAGCGGGCCACTCCTCCGGCTCCTACTGCGAGCGCTACTCCAGCCTGAGGAGCCACAGGGCGGCCCCGTACCCCGGCCACTACGCCCACCGCACCTCCAGCACAA acaacTACATGGACAACACTTCTGGGACTCTGCCCTCTCATGACAGCTGGTCTGCTCTTCAGATCCCCAACTCCACAGGCATGGGCACTCTGTCCCACACCACCAACTCCACGTCTAACTCCAG TCAGTACCCCAGCCTATGGTCCGTAGCCGGCACCACCCTCACCCCTTCTGGCTCGGCCTCGGGCTCCATACCTGGAGGTTTGACCTCCCAGTTCCTGAGGGGCTCCTCCTACACGGGCCTGACCTCCTCGCTGCCCGTCTCCTCGCCCTCCTCCATGTACGACCCCAGCCTGAGCGAGGTCGGAGTCGGGGATGCTCAGTTTGAGAGCTCCATCGCCAGGCTGACCGCGTCCTGGGCCCCCGTGGCTCAGAGCTACTGA